DNA sequence from the Dreissena polymorpha isolate Duluth1 chromosome 3, UMN_Dpol_1.0, whole genome shotgun sequence genome:
ACCTGGTTATGTGCTTATGTGTGTTAAACCCACcttataactgttttaaaatccCGATGCACTTGATTGACCTTTCCGAAGCGCCGAACCCAGCTTTGATCACGTAAATAGTTCAAGTTTCATGCTGAAGGTGAGCAATTGCGATCATCCTATATCCGGCGTCCGTCGTTGTGCAGTGTGCACCACTCTAGAGGCAAAGATTCGCTCCAATCTTCAGAATGATTATCTGAACAAAATGTTTGCAGAGTAAAATATGGATCATAGGGGTCAAAAATACTAGGTGACCAGGAAATATATAAGAAACACCTTGCCCCGCACTATATGGGCCACATTTATTCCTCAATCATGATCTTAGCAGTACCTTTGCCGCTTTTGAATCTGTGCTACGTGTTTCCAAAAACAAGGTTGCTAGgtcaaaattgaaacaaaacaaaaacaaactctaAAAACTcaaccttgatgaaacttggtcagaatgtttatttttacaatatatagAACCAGTTTGAATGTAGATCATGTTTGTCCAAATATAGGCCTACAAATCTTTAAAGACCCTTCTCCgacatttatgatttaaaatcgaTGAAACTTGAACAGATGTTTTTGAAACAATATTTGGGCTGAGATGGAATTTGGGTCACGTGATTAAAAAAAAGAGGAAACCAAGTCTTATCTTATAAAACACGTATTACCACTCTAGTAGCCTGATTTATGACAAATTGTTTATGGAACTTGGACATAATGTTACAAATATAAAAGCCATGTGAGAATCTCGAGAAATTGTGATCAAAACGTACGCCACCATGTTAAGTCGTTGACATTCCGTGTACCTCGAACGCAGGTTAGCACTGCAGGAGATCATGGTCCACTTGTACAAAAATGCTTGTATACAGAACCGACAATTAAAGGGACCGTCatccacaaacgacgaaaaaagaaaagttctaaaataccgtatattttaacaatgattagtttatattgattaaaatatcacgactggtatattacattacttgaagaAGTTGATAAGTTTTCATCTTTTtaatatattcggtaatacaattttactgggtatgtctaccaggtaactaccagttaactataaataacgcaagtagattgatcttCATCGTCAAgtggtaaacacaggaatgcaaattgtgcatgcgtagtgaattgtttatatatatacatatatcgcgaaattttattaccgaatatactgataatatgaactttttttccaagtaatgttatatacttgtcgtgatattttaatcaatataaactgataattgtaaaacaaatgcggtattttagaacttttcttttttcgtcgtttgtggttggcTAGTAGAATGGACTGAGGGATAGCATGTAAACTGTTAACACTTAATCGCCATATTTAAATGACTCCATAGGCAAAAGTTGGTGGCAACttttttttggaaaattgtcAAAGAATGAAGGGCCTTTAATACTTATAATGAAAAAAAGTGAAATGACGAcgcgtttttttttttattagtcccctaccggtttcaccggaggggacttatggttttgtctccgtctgcccgtccgtcacacttttctggatcctgcgataactttaaaagttcttaatattttttcatgaaacttgaaatatgaatagatggcaatatggacattatgcacgtcatttcattttgttcctacaaaaaattctggttgctattgcaacaaatagactagaaatactgctgaaaatggtgtttttttctggatcctgcgataactttgaaagttcttaatattttttcattaaacttgaaacatggatggatggcaatatgaacattatgcacgtcatttcatttttgttcatacgtcaacaattctggttgctatggcaacaaatagactagaaatactgctgaaaatggtgttttttctggatcctgcgataactttaaaagttcttaatatttttttcacgaaacttgaaatatggatagatggcaatatggacattatgcacgtcatttcattttgttcattcgtcaaaaattctggttgctatggcaacaaatagactagaaatactgctgaaaatggtggttttctggagcctgcgataacttaaatagttcttaatattttttcatgaaacttgaaatatggatagatggcaatatggacataatgcacgtcatttcagtttgttcctacgtcaaaaattctagttgctatggcaacaaatagactagaaatactgcttaaaatggtgtttttttctcgatcctgcgataactttaaacattcttcatattttttcatgaaacttgaaacatggatagatggcaatatggactttatgcacgtcatttcattttgttcatacgtaaaaattctggttgctctggcaacaaataaactaaaaatactgctgaaatggtggttttctggatcctgcgataactttaaaagttcttaatattttttcatgaaacttaaaacatggatagatggcaatatggacattatgcacgtcatttcattttgttcctacgtcaaaaattcttgttgttatggcaacaacaaaaatattctgacaatggtgaaatttctgacaatggtggatccggttggggacttttattgcttggccaTAGTCTTGTTTAATATAAAAGCATGTTTTTAGTCTGAAGGGTAAATACAACGTAACTACACAATCGTCGTATATTATTTTGGTACATATATTGCAAGAACAGCGTCGTATGTAACAGACAAAAATTAATCACGGTTAATGTATGAAAGGATAGGTAGAACTACTGGGGTTTTGAATGGTTCATTTTGTTACAACATTACAAATTATTTCACAAGGAGGATCTCCTCTTAATCATTGTAATCTACATCACGACTCCATAAGGCATTTGGATTCTGTATTGGTAACAAAGGCAACGaatgaaaatgttatttgttgCTGCGAATTTAGTCAGCCTAATGAAATGGTAGGGTCAATTAGCAACTGAATCTGAAAATAAGATGTCGTATTGTGGCAGTAACCTCTCAGGATTTAATAGACATACTTgtgaatttttttcaaatttcggTCATTGGCATTTCTGTGCAAGCGACTTCCATATCTAGATGTGGAATAGGATGACGTCACTCTAGTTGGTTTTGCTATATATTTGTAAGGGCATTGGTGTGCTTTTCTGCACTGGCGTGTATTTTCTTCACTGGCGTATTTGAGATAGCAATTTTTCAGTTGATATGttattctttaaaatgtattatataggTTAATTGAATTCGCCGTTTGATAGCTgctttttgaaatttaaaacattttccgCATCTGTTCCTCTATTTAGTTCAATTAAGACTAGTTCGAATATTCAATTAAAAGTGTTGATGTGTATTTGTCACATTTTCTAAACGTCCGATTTATACATTCCGATCTTTAAGTAACTGGTCAGTCTATTACTTTAGACATTAGCCAATCTATACCTGTTATAAAACACACTCGTGTTTGCCTCCGGGTAGTCGAGCGATACGACTGGCTCGAATTATTatttgttggctcgggtactacggcGTTTTTGGTGGGCatttaaattgcaatatttatGCCCACTCCCTTCGAAGAAGTGGGGGTAtgttgttttgctggatgtcggtcgtcggtctgtcggtagacatGTTCGTTTCCAATAACTCGTCAAGgatttgaccgattggcttgatacttcacatgtgcatttgtcATGGATGGTAAATGACCCCTATAGAAATTgggatcacttggtcaaaggtcaaggtcactgtcacaataaatgtgaaaatcgaatccgatcaataactcgtcaacgaattgacggattggcttgatacttcccatgtgcatggaccttggacagtagatgacccctattgaaagtgGGGTCACTAGTTCAGAACCCTGTTTGTGGGGGGCATATTCTCCAACCGCGGACTCTTGTTTGTACTTTATTAGGAAGACATAAAAATATATGACGACGATCTGATAAATAATTGTCATTTTATGTTTTCAAGCTTATAAACCGAACGCATTCAACGATTCGCTAATTGTTACTTGAATACCGACAGACTGTCGCTTACATCCAAGTGAGACATGTTCATCATACACACTTACGGAACTGTTTTACTGCGGCTAAAAGCACCGCAAGACGGACGATTGGTTCGCACAACTGCCCTATTTTATTATCTACCATACGGAACCGCGTCTGGTAAGTTACCATCTAAGCACGTCGTCCGCTGAAGAAAGCCATCTGTTGACAAAACTAGCCACGGCTAGACGGATTCTAGGCTCACTAGGGCAGCTGTATTTGTTTGTTCGAAAATTATCATGAAACTGCAGTCGGCGGCGCGAACGAAACGGGAACAAACAGCCCTgacttaatataaagaagtgaaactccagctgctggagcagtattgaattcttattaaacacaattagttggccctttatttaagggaagtgaccgattgcccaaacagtacaaaacagcacaaaacaaaacaacataaacacatataagaataaagctggggtcaccccccttggaacggtcaatgcaaagcattgggggtttaaaccagttttatAACGCTAAACCTCGCACCTcccacttggcccagcaatatacatgatacatttaagtgtaaataaaatttaacctcatagcattgttactcaaattaaacaataatacaagagaattaaaacgcattcaatttaattaccattaaattactcaatggtagaaaAGATACCAGAGTAAcaaagttacaactttttgaggaacgataaaatgaaactacgaaAAAAATTCGAACAGAACTTGTTTGTTATCTACTGAAGACAAACATGTAATCTATGCCGCACCTGTGCAATATCTCTGATCGCATGAGACATTGGCCGCATATGTACTTCTATCCCAAAATACTGAAGTCAGAGATGCACTGTGTCAATTAGGATTAGATGCTGTGCAGTCATTGCCGCCTAAGGAGGTCGTGTAAAGTATTAGAAACGTTTTGTGAATTTGAAAACAGATTTGTAACTTTCTGTTTTCGGTGTGCTCTTATATATCCAGTTCGTAAAAATTACTTTTCACAAAGTCTTTGAAACAAACTGAATAAATGTGTACATGGCATTTTACATATATTCATGTAAACAAAACAATCTAAAACTTTTACTGTTAGTTGCATATATCTTcggaattacaaaatgtataagcTGATTGTGTGAGGACTGCAGCAATGTGTCGTTAGTTATACCCGCGATACGTTGAAAAACGGGTTTTTTGAATCACCATGGAGGTATGTTCGTCTGTCTTTTTTCCGTCCTATCGTCTCTCTGTTCGCCCGACTGTTCGGAGACTAAATCTTTATGGAGcttttttttacatattcaaATGTTCAGGAATTTTCCTCATGATATGAAATTGTACATGTTCATGTgcggtttttatgccccccaccactatagtgggggacatattgatttTGCCATGTCCGttgctttgtttgtgtgtttgtttgtttgcgtcaaactttaacattttgccataacttttgctatgttgaaggtcatccttcaaggccaaaggtaaaaaaacagatccaagggaagtaataagctttaaagggagataattttctgaaattgccaaatgataattgttttaaaataaatcaaagcggcgcagtaggggacatagtgtttctgacaaacacatatcttgttttatcatatgtagaaaattaaaaaagtaatgccTCTTTTTCATTTAATACATTCTGTAACAACATGAAAACTTTGCTTTTGTTTATTGGtctattaaaatgtttgtttatattttttattcagttaTCTCGAAAACTTCAAGAGATTGGTAGATCTTATTTTGCGGAATTGCGGTGCTTAGCAACCACTACTCTTGCTCCCATATTTTGTTATTCCACTTTgcttattttgtacatgtatttgacttCTTTTCGAAGCATGCCTTGAATATCTTAAGGCGTGTCAACTTAAAATATGACTCAGTCATTGACGGGATGTGACGTTTATTAGAGCCATAACTCTTTCTGTCATTAGTTTAGTGCTTTCccttattttatttgtataattgtgTTTGTGTTCGGGCATATGTTGCATATTATAAGAGAACGTAATAGGTAGGTAGATCATAATGAGTTCTAAGTGCAATGCATGGGAACCATAAATCCTTCATTCATAACGTCACAGTTATTGCCCAAGAGAAATTGTGTCCGTTGTAAGGAAACCAATTTTAAATGCTGACGGCCAATGCCCTCTGACAAAGTGGTATGTGGGGGATATTTAGTGCACGACAGTGACAGTTCTAGTTATATcagtgaaaatattttaaaaacattaaccTTTTGACTGTTTTACTATATTTAATTCACAATCCATTAGCCATGCAGATATGTAAGATTTAAGTGTTTGATTAGATGAAGTAAATGGTGTATGTCGGTAATGGTGTTGTTAATACCAAAAAGCGatatgcaaaaaacaacaacaaaacattgcaTGAGAAAAAACTCACTAATGCACTTACCTTCTTCATAGTCCGTAGTTACTATTAGTTGTAATCAGTTTTTAATGAACACACTCAAATTTGAGCTTAACTGTGAGTACAGTAAAGCAATCAGATTTAAAATATACGCATTTTAGTTTGTTAATATGTCCATAAGTCCACTTTACATTAATTTTAGAGAGTACACTTCAAACGTATAACAACCACAAAAGACGTGTAGAAGCAGCTGACTTCAGGCGAAGCATGAAACGGACTAAATATATGACGGTTATATTActatttgtacatgtattatttgaGAATCTgtcaaaatatttctatttttaatgAAGATATTCAAAGGTTTTGATAGGAAATTTTTATTCCATTGTTTTATAGTTTTAGTTTTTagcaaaatgtatgtataattattgtCTTACAAATTACTGAATTCAAAATTGTACTTACTTGAACATTAAATATATCTAAAAtgtgaattatttaaatgtattaaaaatttTGATGTTTAATATGTTgatactatttttttttcaaatttcaatcactgtttatatttttaaatttttgttataGAGCGTTTCAATGATATTTTACAGAAGGGAAATAATCACATTCCAGAAAACGCGCTGTCAGCATCAGGAGACGGTCCAAAGGGTCAGACAGACTTCTTTGATGTTTTAGAAAGTTTTCAGGGGAACACACGCGAACGTGACGTAAACGATAAACAAAATTTAAGCAATGTGAATGATAATAAAGACGAAGACACACGCAAGTTCTGTACAAATCAGGATCAATGTCCAAATATACAATCATCTGGCACCGGAGCTTGTATGAAGAAGCTGTCCGATCAATCTGTACAGGACACGGTCGGGGCTGTGTGCGTTGATTGTAATGGCAACATGGCATCTGGCGTATCAAGTGGTGGAATTTCTCTTAAACAGCCCGGGAGGATTGGATCAGTACGTGTGTTTTCTTAATTGTTCATGTGTTTGTTAACATGTGTTATGGTccaataaataattgtcttatgCAATCATTAATTATTAATCACTTTCATTAAACAATCAGCTGTTAAATGATTGATTTAGTTGCCCCCTTATCAGAATTTGCAAGCCGTTTTTATTTTTACTGGGTACGATAGCGGCGATATTGTGTTCTCTGTTTTCACTTTTGTTACCAAGTTTCAAGTATGCATGTAATAGATAAATCATTAACCATATAGGTGTTTCGTACATAATGAAAAATAGCATTCCATGAAGATTCATTTTCGTTCCATTATACACAGTTCTTAGTTATTGCAAGTATTTAAAtgcgatattaaaaaaaaaagtatttcttgTTTCGTTTTTTGTTTGATGATTGCGATGTATTTACTATCAGCTGTGCATATTTTCAATTCTTGTTGAACTGATCAACCGCTTCTGTTACGGTAGTGATGTTAatgaaatatgtattatattaacaAACATGTTTAGATAATGTTATAGAAGTCATAATCGTGGTTCAAATTGAATTACGGTTATGATATTGTCAATTATTGTGTGTCCGCGTTTTTGTCAGTTGCAATAAAGTGATGACTTAGTCCAATTTTCAGGGCGACAATGTTTTGGAGCATTAAATTATGCAATTATGTAAGTTTCGTGTTCGATTGCAGGTTGCATAAAAGTAATgaaatcgtatattttttttagctcacctgagcacaacgtgctcatggtgagcttttgtgatcgctttttgtctgtcgtccgttgtacgttgtgcggcgtcaacatttgccttgttcactctctagaggccacatttattgtccaatcttcatgaaatttggccagaagatcggtttcaatgatatcttggatgagttcgaaaatagttaagtttgcttgaaaaacatggctgccaaggggcggggcatttttacttatatggctttatatggctatagtaaaatcttgttaacactctagaggccacatttattgtctgatcatcatacaacttggtcagaagattcatcccaataatatcttggacgatttcgaaactgatgccggttggttgaaaaacatggccgccatggggcggggcatttttccttatatggctttagtaaaaccttgttaacactctagaggccacatttattttccgatcttcattaaaattggtcagaagatttgtcccactgatgtcttggatgagttcaaaaatggtaacctttgcttgaaaaacatggctgccaaggggcggggcagttttccttatattgctattgtaaaatcttgttaacactctagaggccacatttattgtctaatcttcatgaaacttggtcagaagatttatcccaatagtatcttggacgagttcgaaaatgatgccggttggttgaaaaacatggccgccagggggcggggcatgtttccttatatggctatagtaaaacctagttaacactctagaggccacttttgttgtccaatcttgatgaaatatggtcagaagatttgtcttaatgatatcttggatgagttcgaaaatgataacgtttgcttgaaaaacatggccgccaaggggcggtgcatttttcctaatatggctatataaggctttagtaaaatcttgttaacactctagaggccacatttatagtccgatcttcatgaaactcggtcagaagattcatcccaataatatcttggacgagttaaaaaatgatgccggttggttgaaaaacatgtccaccaagaaggcggggctattttccttatatggctatagtaaaaccttgttaacactccagaggttattttccgatcatcatgaaacctggtcagaagatttgtcccaatgatatcttggatgagttcgaaaatggatttggttgctttaaaaacatggacaccaggggcggggcatttacctaatatggctatatatggctttagtaaaaccttgttatcactctagaggccacatttattgtccaatcgtcatgaaatttggtaagaagattggtcttaatgatatcttggatgggttcgaaaataattatgtttccttgaaaaaaatggcttccaagaggcggagcatttttccttatatggctttagaaaaatcttgttaacactctagaggccacatttactgtccgatcttcatgaaacttggtcggaagattcatcccaataatatcttggacgagttcaaaaatgatgccggttggttgaaaaacatggctgccagggggcggggcatttttccttatatggctatagtaaaaccttgttaacactctagatgccacatttattttcagatcttcgtgaaacttggtcagaagatttgtcccaataatatcttgttatctcaggtgagcgactttgggcatttcaggccctcttgtctatttttcagatttaaataaaatgatgaaATTTTCCAATGTACAGTTTGGTGTTTGTTGCAATAAACTAATGACATGGTCGAATTTTATCTAAGGCCGAATTTAAAGAAGGTTGCAATAAAGCTATATTATTGTCAAATTTCTTGGGTGGCAATGTTTTGTGCAGGTTGCAATGAAAGCGTACAATTATGAAATTTTCTTGGCAGCCATGTATCGAGAAGGCTGCAATAAAGAGATGACATTGTTCACATTTAAGGTCGCCATGTTTCTACCTGGTTGCAATAACGTGAtaacattttcacaattttaaggcGACCATGTTTGGTGCAGGATGCTGGGCGAGTAACCCGACAGGACCGTCTGATGTGGGCGTGGCTGTAGCAACGACAGGTATGCTGGCTTTAAAACAACAGATCAGTCTAATGCAAGCGTAGCGTTTGATACTTTAGGTATGGTGGTTTTCTTCATGACAGATAATTCGTATGTGAGCGTTGCATGTAGGCAggtttttaaaaagaaaacataactTTCTTTAGACTCAGaccatgttatttttaattaaaatgaggAAACTCTAAAATTGTACGcacttttaaacaaataatgttcttttggaaaaatgaaatgttttttattCAAGAATGATGTCTTTAAAGGGCTTGCTTGATATCCGTGTCATTTCAAAGCAGTGTATACACAGGACTAATACATCCCTCAAATGTGAAGGATACTCTATAAAACGTTGATTCTATGTCATTGCCTCATTCTGCAGGTACGGGGGAACACCTGATGAGGACGCTGTTGGCCAAAGAATGTGCTGAGGTATTACAGACCGCCGAATGGCCAGAACAGGGGCTAACAGACCTTATGAAAAACAAATTCTTAGGTAACAGCAGAGCTCACAAACTAGGCATCATAAGCATAAGGTTTTTTTTCAAAGACAGAAGTAGCTCTTTTTTTGCAAAGAGCCTaccatttataaatgtttaaatgtgtcgcctttttatcccccgccataggcggagggatattgttttggcgttgtccgtccttccgtccgtccgtctttccgtccgtccggcttttttgtgtccggagccatatcttggaagtgctttggcggattatattgaaacttggtatgagtatatatatggataagaggatgatgcacgctaaatggcattgtacaccgtctgttaataatggagttatgaccctttgtatattgaaaaaatgcttttttgtgtccggagccatatcttggaagtgctttcgcagatttcattgaaacttggtatgggtatatatatatggataagaggatgatgcataccaaatggcattgtacaccgtcTGTTAATAACGAGGCATTGTTCACcgtttgttaataacggagttatggccctttgtatcttgaaaaaaatgctttttttgtgtcaaaataacacttttgtgtccagaagcatattggcgggggatattaattcaacgaatttgctttttaaattataatttgaacACCATTTTTCAGGCCTTATTGATCTCATAGCAAGACATCTGTGATCTTAATATCAACCGcctttttcattcattttgtaatacaaatgtgtaataaattataaattggcAATTGACACTTTATGGCTATAAgtttgtaaaaaatgttgtgtgcggtgttatttttttctgtatttgtatgttttttctttatttataaggCTCCAGGATGCTGGAATGCTATTCAGAGAAATATGGAGGATTCTTGGCGCTCTCTGTTCAACGTCAATCAACAGGTCATATTTGTTTCTTTATCAATTGAATTGGTTAACTGATTGTTGTTTGCctttttttcttatatgtttgAAAGAAATGCTATGTTTTGAAAACCATTTATGTAATTGAGcctttatttttttgcaaactttGGTTATTAGGCGTGTTAAATTTATCAATGATCATCTATTCATGACTGTGtgtataaatatgtttgttaCATTTGTTCAAACACGGAATaggttaaatttaaacaaaacttcggtagtttttaaatatcaatcaatGACTGCATTGGTAATTAAATAAGGAAGGACTTTGTTCTGATTGATAAACCTTTCCAAGCATGCGTCCGATATCTACTAAAGTGTGTTAAACAATTAATTCAATTATCAATGTTTCATTATACTCAAATTCTTATTGTTGATAATTTATTATAGTTATTTTTAATCATAAATGCAATGCAAATCAACTTCGAATGTCATTtatgtttgtcaattatttgttcataaacactacGGTAAAGATAGACACATAAAGCAACATAACATTTAGAAACTAATCACGTTTTTCTTAAAATAGATAATTAAAATTGCTCACATAGAGTTTACCTGTACATATCGGTATTCTGATTGATTTGCCGTGTTTTAAACTTTTTGTACAGCAAGTGTATTAGTTCATTTTCCttataatttatttcatgctTGCGCAGTGTCTCAGTTCCCGGCCAATGTCACACCATGTGTTTGTTTGGTCGCATATTCCAAAAGCTCGAGTTTACATTTCTaagcaatatttatatttatttttcccTCTTATACTGTTTAAGTTGTAATTTTACATCTATTTACATATATGAAGGTAATCGGGCGCTTAACAACAAATCCTCCACGTTTTAACATGTATGGTCGTTTGCAACGGCAAACTGAATTGTTCTCAAACATTCAAGTATCTAGGAACACAATCAAAATACCGATACAAAAAGACATGTCGGCGCCTTCTGTGGACCagtccttttttaaatttcaaagtgttttttggttattttatttGTCTTATTTTCTGTAAATATTGCGCAATAACTCTGTGTTGGTACGTGCATTTTAACCCATGCGTTTTACACCCATCAATTAACGAGCAAGTTATCATTCGCCAATAATCCAATTATTTCAATATGGCAAATATAAAAGGTATAATGTTTCTGTATATCAGCATATATATTCCATTTGTGGCTGCCTTTTAacctaatatattttatttttttatttatcttcataacatttatttcaaggcatattgttatttaaaagatatttcttgtattcTTTCGTGCAGACTTACATTGGAGTCATTCAACTAAGAGCATGTGTGTATGCGTAATGAAACAAGGTCACGCAGCGAAGGTATGTGATAACATACTCATGTGGCATCAGGTCGTAAACCTTATTACACGAGAACAAATATAACCAGTATTATATTGCCTATATTTACTGTGTTTTGCAAACCTAATTAAACAATCGTACTACAATATATGGTCAAGGGAAATCagcgaatatttcgtaaaatatatcGTAAAATACTGTAAACCCAAGAGAACTTGATAATGTTAGAATATCGTAACcgaaaattcacatggaatatattgttacacaaaaaataaaaacaagcattttgtatcgcgttaaatctatgttaccagaccacatctagcgttgaaattttggccattgctataaggaacattttttatgtgttttattttcctATTATTGTACTAAATATTCGCTGATT
Encoded proteins:
- the LOC127875366 gene encoding threonine aspartase 1-like isoform X2, giving the protein MSAALTAFLNIGAGFHSKEKEGLYKQVCSQACRKAMELLRNGATAEDSVAMAIQILEDSPLTNAGVGSNLTLTGTVECDASLMEGSSLTFGAVGAISGVRNPILVAKKLVACQREGNLSLGRIPPCFLVGEGAQSWAQTQGIPVTSKSDLTTESTLQTYNNHKRRVEAADFRRSMKRTKYMTKGNNHIPENALSASGDGPKGQTDFFDVLESFQGNTRERDVNDKQNLSNVNDNKDEDTRKFCTNQDQCPNIQSSGTGACMKKLSDQSVQDTVGAVCVDCNGNMASGVSSGGISLKQPGRIGSATMFGAGCWASNPTGPSDVGVAVATTGTGEHLMRTLLAKECAEVLQTAEWPEQGLTDLMKNKFLGSRMLECYSEKYGGFLALSVQRQSTDLHWSHSTKSMCVCVMKQGHAAKSLITRLGSNEIDGKTFVLHGHKL
- the LOC127875366 gene encoding threonine aspartase 1-like isoform X1; this translates as MENRKVIPIIAVHAGAGFHSKEKEGLYKQVCSQACRKAMELLRNGATAEDSVAMAIQILEDSPLTNAGVGSNLTLTGTVECDASLMEGSSLTFGAVGAISGVRNPILVAKKLVACQREGNLSLGRIPPCFLVGEGAQSWAQTQGIPVTSKSDLTTESTLQTYNNHKRRVEAADFRRSMKRTKYMTKGNNHIPENALSASGDGPKGQTDFFDVLESFQGNTRERDVNDKQNLSNVNDNKDEDTRKFCTNQDQCPNIQSSGTGACMKKLSDQSVQDTVGAVCVDCNGNMASGVSSGGISLKQPGRIGSATMFGAGCWASNPTGPSDVGVAVATTGTGEHLMRTLLAKECAEVLQTAEWPEQGLTDLMKNKFLGSRMLECYSEKYGGFLALSVQRQSTDLHWSHSTKSMCVCVMKQGHAAKSLITRLGSNEIDGKTFVLHGHKL